In Fusarium oxysporum f. sp. lycopersici 4287 chromosome 6, whole genome shotgun sequence, a single window of DNA contains:
- a CDS encoding hypothetical protein (At least one base has a quality score < 10), with the protein MANIQYSFPTALPKCSHAAPAQLHGNPDRHYRELDTYPPVLVHLRQQQQPQNPPQYQYLLRQYQQQRPPCGSRDPPIQRDTTEDGCRPKSTGHVPEGTSSTHLPAPSLLTPAVPGAYPDNTPQHMNYEDAPSMPPTPDVYSAPTSVTRQTSREQLQDCSLNTFEPLSGGHPSARKKRKRVSQLKVRCDGVVPCERCKRMRANCIYSEHRPKLMDQAQADIVQGPSSAQTSLDSIISQLEPANQRLNKTESHVPKDIATSAAKAGSPVGGECTRPPTSPYFDKGASAVRCYNDAHRDHPSSEPMPLRMMAEEEMEVEPGPPVPPGEPAIPINHTTLAGLLLEWPSIRELTKHHVEREGVRYISEYPISQEQNRGVLILYGRGEDSHPSQHVREPTDHGNLDVADDLSDMASPSPAADWGQLGGLSPPDQVEYKGGVLPLPHGSPALRNGAIPPPPNQGSLLVYSSHSHSSGLPSPKEQDRNIHSRRSSIHGTDAFRSGYSLKKNYEVIPGLEYFAYATDILGNHAGAYNNMKNVYANIFAGLYHGQLGRPMESFAFIHRASHKLQVIMRPSLDKMRRIKRNSEFIQETKYNQLALTFWTCLQLESDLIAEMQLPPSGLLSYEDDMPHPNMSLLEGFNQRILDSYPGQLYLRTHLNSIHRMFYAPEDPAKPGKDKFRNVGVVSDAVSGMHWVAPSFAFREDDPPADDILAARLRAKYWGAQVITYRPFIRQILQFSHSIKNHASSPNFPSVSSEFRQDITAPVIHPKARTHGDVDPQVVELAKKGIKALIESTRAFHGLGDRRPIITNIFGTAHAQWGNLLILSAAFRDPILHTYVDEELLRTLFHKTIQFLRQSATATSALRTDMHILEGLQRDLFQLRSEDQLELLERHKRTWLPYSKTCSHARAASDTPSDGRSRAPTIYAPSLADEYFLS; encoded by the exons ATGGCCAACATCCAATATTCATTTCCAACTG CTCTGCCGAAATGCTCCCACGCCGCACCTGCGCAACTACATGGCAATCCCGATCGCCACTATCGTGAACTCGATACTTACCCTCCCGTTCTAGTTCATCTCcgacagcaacagcagcccCAAAACCCGCCACAATATCAGTATTTGCTACGGCAGTACCAACAGCAACGTCCTCCGTGCGGCTCAAGAGATCCTCCTATACAACGAGATACTACCGAGGATGGATGTCGACCCAAATCAACGGGCCATGTGCCAGAAGGAACGTCTTCAACACATCTGCCAGCTCCCTCGCTCCTAACTCCTGCTGTGCCCGGCGCATACCCAGATAATACACCGCAACACATGAATTACGAAGACGCGCCTTCTATGCCCCCAACCCCGGATGTCTATAGCGCGCCTACTTCCGTAACCCGTCAGACGTCCCGCGAGCAGCTTCAAGATTGTTCCCTAAACACCTTTGAACCCTTGTCTGGTGGGCATCCGTCggcaagaaagaaaaggaagcgAGTTAGTCAG CTGAAGGTCAGGTGCGACGGCGTGGTGCCATGTGAGAGATGCAAAAGAATGAGGGCGAATTGCATATACAGCGAACACAGACCAAAACT GATGGATCAGGCTCAAGCCGACATTGTACAAGGCCCCAGTTCTGCTCAGACTTCGCTTGACTCGATTATATCCCAACTGGAGCCAGCAAATCAGAGATTGAACAAGACGGAGTCCCACGTGCCTAAGGATATTGCGACATCAGCTGCCAAGGCTGGATCGCCAGTGGGGGGTGAGTGCACGCGGCCGCCAACATCGCCTTACTTTGACAAAGGCGCTTCTGCAGTTCGATGCTACAATGACGCCCATCGCGATCACCCGTCCTCAGAGCCTATGCCACTGCGCATGAtggctgaggaagagatggaggTAGAGCCAGGCCCACCCGTTCCCCCTGGTGAGCCCGCGATTCCAATCAACCATACGACTCTGGCAGGCCTGCTGTTGGAATGGCCTTCCATTCGGGAGCTTACAAAACATCACGTTGAGCGCGAAGGTGTTCGATACATTAGCGAATATCCCATCAGCCAAGAACAGAACAGAGGCGTTCTGATATTGTATGGTCGAGGTGAAGATTCCCACCCTTCACAACATGTTAGAGAACCAACCGACCATGGCAACTTGGATGTGGCCGACGATTTATCCGATATGGCATCTCCTTCGCCCGCAGCTGATTGGGGCCAGCTCGGTGGACTGAGTCCTCCAGACCAAGTGGAATACAAGGGAGGTGTTTTG CCTCTTCCCCATGGAAGCCCTGCCCTCCGCAATGGAGCCATTCCACCTCCGCCCAATCAAGGCTCCCTTCTAGTGTACTCATCTCATTCCCATTCATCAGGTTTGCCATCACCTAAAGAGCAAGACCGGAACATTCATAGTCGTCGATCCTCTATCCATGGCACAGATGCTTTCCGCTCTGGCTACAGTCTTAAGAAGAACTATGAGGTAATTCCTGGCCTGGAGTACTTTGCATATGCTACGGATATCCTTGGCAACCACGCCGGCGCGTACAACAACATGAAAAATGTGTACGCTAACATCTTTGCCGGGCTGTATCATGGCCAGCTGGGCAGACCAATGGAGAGCTTTGCTTTCATCCACAGGGCCAGCCACAAGCTTCAAGTCATCATGAGACC GAGCTTGGACAAAATGCGACGAATCAAGCGTAACAGCGAGTTCATCCAGGAAACCAAGTATAACCAACTTGCTCTCACGTTCTGGACTTGCCTGCAGCTCGAGAGTGATCTCATTGCAGAGATGCAACTTCCCCCATCAGGACTGCTCTCGTATGAAGATGACATGCCGCACCCTAACATGAGTCTCTTGGAAGGTTTCAACCAGCGCATCTTGGACAGCTACCCAGGTCAGCTATACTTGCGTACCCACCTCAACAGCATCCACCGAATGTTTTACGCTCCTGAAGATCCGGCCAAACCTGGCAAAGATAAGTTCCGCAATGTCGGTGTCGTGTCTGATGCTGTCTCGGGTATGCATTGGGTTGCCCCCAGCTTTGCATTCAGAGAGGATGATCCCCCTGCAGATGATATTCTGGCAGCAAGACTGCGGGCAAAGTACTGGGGAGCTCAGGTGATCACTTATCGCCCATTCATCCGACAAATTCTGCAGTTCTCGCACTCAATTAAGAATCATGCATCGAGCCCCAACTTTCCCAGCGTCAGCTCCGAATTTCGACAGGACATCACAGCACCTGTTATTCATCCCAAGGCCAGAACGCATGGCGATGTCGATCCTCAAGTCGTTGAATTGGCTAAGAAGGGTATTAAAGCGCTCATTGAAAGCACCCGTGCTTTCCACGGTCTGGGAGATAGGAGGCCGATCATCACCAATATTTTTGGCACAGCTCACGC GCAATGGGGCAACCTGTTGATTCTGTCCGCTGCATTCCGTGACCCAATCCTTCACACCTACGTAGATGAGGAACTACTCCGAACACTGTTCCACAAGACGATCCAGTTTTTGCGACAGTCGGCAACGGCAACGAGCGCACTTCGAACAGACATGCACATCCTTGAAGGCCTACAGAGAGATCTTTTTCAGCTACGATCTGAGGACCAactcgagcttctcgagcgGCACAAGCGCACCTGGCTACCATACTCCAAGACCTGTTCCCATGCCCGCGCCGCCTCAGACACCCCATCAGATGGGCGATCAAGGGCACCCACGATCTATGCCCCATCGTTGGCCGATGAATATTTCCTATCGTGA
- a CDS encoding hypothetical protein (At least one base has a quality score < 10) has translation MCNSQPVMRVTLKIAGAKKTATQQRNLGRKGEDNENVANEGDIYAAQPSQKRAKTVVESHAEAPIAGNTGKYHQERPTPNVGHLTSVTQGIEWKDIPQSAEKVWKDRGKSLEIAMGTIGSLYPHAALAILPDLPGPNHLRVILYQDMTMFGALDELPTIHNN, from the exons ATGTGCAACAGCCAGCCAGTGATGAGAGTCACATTGAAAATTGCAGGAGCGAAGAAGACAGCCACTCAACAACGGAATTTGGGGAGGAAAGGGGAGGACAATGAGAACGTAGCGAACGAAGGAGACATCTACGCAGCCCAGCCCTCGCAGAAGAGGGCGAAAACGGTCGTCGAGTCCCATGCCGAAGCGCCAATCGCTGGAAACACAGGAAAATATCATCAAGAGCGGCCAACTCCAAATGTCGGCCATCTCACTAGTGTCACCCAAG GCATTGAATGGAAGGACATCCCTCAATCCGCTGAAAAAGTCTGGAAAGACAGAGGGAAAAGCCTGGAAATTGCAATGGGTACAATCGGTTCCCTCTACCCACATGCAGCGTTGGCAATTCTTCCCGACCTCCCGGGGCCCAATCATCTTCGTGTGATTCTTTATCAAGACATGACCATGTTTGGAGCCTTGGACGAACTGCCCACGATTCACAACAATTAA
- a CDS encoding hypothetical protein (At least one base has a quality score < 10) produces the protein MFLDKGSREICHDRIPVLQQPLTSGHFVQARKDYNKLPTDDVLLKVQEKVEEHTLQLELLFKRFGVEDLFAVWVLHSHFKVPDGFNLVGQTETFDGRRCYWTKRIANNTLDSIGVCAQKIMFNEEKGWVPCELRESSAPDLSQVDPQFFLEVRDYLNKHDLISTLGLECIVPELYLSDTLEFRLPNDELLLVPLKPTEVASLRANYSTATTNYRWSDQGCIKNYCIPDENKKHPDKPNDFPLRKFQISIPSLFQEQYSRICVAKT, from the exons ATGTTTTTGGATAAGGGTTCACGCGAGATTTGCCACGATCGGATTCCTGTACTTCAGCAGCCGCTCACAAGTGGACATTTTGTACAGGCTCGTAAGGA CTATAACAAGCTTCCTACCGACGATGTATTACTCAAGGTTCAAGAGAAAGTTGAGGAGCACACTCTGCAGTTAGAACTGCTCTTTAAACGATTCGGAGTcgaagatctttttgccgTGTGGGTTCTGCACAGCCATTTCAAAGTTCCGGACGGGTTCAATCTGGTTGGACAGACAGAAACCTTCGATGGACGTCGTTGCTATTGGACAAAAAGAATTGCGAACAATACGCTCGACTCTATCGGAGTCTGTGCCCAGAAGATCATGTTCAACGAAGAAAAAGGCTGGGTTCCTTGCGAACTCCGTGAAAGCTCAGCGCCTGACCTGAGTCAAGTGGACCCTCAGTTCTTTCTGGAAGTCCGCGACTACTTGAACAAACATGATCTTATTTCGACTCTTGGACTTGAGTGTATCGTACCAGAGCTATATTTATCCGATACATTGGAGTTTCGTCTTCCCAATGACGAATTGCTCCTAGTTCCATTGAAACCCACTGAAGTGGCATCTCTGCGAGCCAACTATTCCACAGCAACAACAAATTACAGGTGGTCGGACCAAGGCTGTATCAAAAATTATTGTATACCCGATGAAAACAAGAAGCATCCTGACAAGCCAAATGATTTCCCGTTGCGAAAATTCCAGATCAGCATTCCCAGCCTTTTTCAAGAACAATATTCTCGGATTTGTGTGGCTAAAACTTGA